In the genome of Nitrospirota bacterium, one region contains:
- a CDS encoding CBS domain-containing protein, which produces MELITTHLNADFDGLASMVAARKLYPGATLALPAGAQETVRSFLAVHDLGVARLKDVDCSQITRLILVDTHEPSRLGPFKDLCSRPGVSIHVYDHHPAASSDETPPLRPDLSVVEAVGATTTILIEQLHAQRLSISPFEATVLAIGLYEETGSLAYASTTPRDLDAAAFVLRAGADLNLVSDTLRRHLDPDQIAILNDLLQHGETHYVEGRKVFLSTSTFDRYRGDLAEVVHKLAEMEGFDAVLAAVAMEEKVEIIGRSRRPEIDVGRILEEFGGGGHAEAAAASVKGRTLVEIRERLTQLLAERFRPTLLAQDVMTKPVKAAGEEATVLDVEGLMTKYGVNVLPVLDARERFRGLMTREIVQKALFHGLAKSPVREFVQTEQYRAAPETPFHEIEQQMIERNQRFVPVVRGPAASAKVVGVITRTDLLRALHDDVLAAARARAKGQEEPGPSQYTRRRNVRSLLRERLNRRLYTLLEEAGRLADRLGLSVYTVGGFVRDLLLGIENLDLDLVIEGDGIAFARALAKQEGARVKVHDRFGTALVMLPNGMKVDVATARTEYYEYPTALPTVEQGSIKKDLYRRDFTINTLAIRLNQRLFGELVDFYGGQRDLHERAIRVLHSLSFVEDPTRVFRAIRFEHRFGFRLGKETLALIKGAVKMDLFHRLSGHRLLEELRLLLSELKPQPGLRRLADLDLLRFIHPRLTWSSRLASLVQAVEDALDWYKIAALDWPEGPAAKPWVVYLMALLEPLPARAVEDTLARLAVPASVAQTVRAGCFTANGILRRLAARPAPGPAQAYHLLVGLSDETLLLVLAKAKTESVKRLVVAFLAVDRRTKPALTGADLKALGLKPGPRYRQILQRLLDARLNGEVRTDEEERALAARLISA; this is translated from the coding sequence ATGGAGCTCATCACCACCCACCTCAACGCCGATTTCGACGGCCTGGCTTCCATGGTGGCCGCGCGGAAGCTCTATCCCGGCGCGACGTTGGCTCTGCCGGCTGGCGCGCAGGAGACGGTCCGCAGCTTTCTGGCCGTCCACGACCTCGGGGTTGCCCGGCTGAAGGACGTGGACTGCAGCCAAATCACCAGACTCATCCTCGTGGATACGCACGAACCGTCGCGCCTTGGCCCGTTCAAAGACCTCTGCAGCCGGCCGGGTGTCTCGATCCATGTGTACGACCACCACCCGGCTGCTTCCTCGGATGAGACGCCGCCGCTCCGCCCCGACCTGTCGGTGGTGGAGGCCGTCGGGGCGACCACCACGATCCTGATCGAGCAGCTCCACGCCCAGAGGCTCTCCATCAGTCCCTTCGAGGCCACGGTGCTGGCGATCGGGCTCTACGAGGAAACCGGCTCCCTGGCCTATGCGTCCACGACTCCCCGCGATCTCGATGCGGCTGCGTTCGTGCTGCGGGCCGGCGCGGACCTGAACCTCGTATCCGACACCCTGCGCCGGCACCTCGATCCGGATCAGATCGCCATCCTGAACGATTTGCTGCAGCACGGGGAGACCCATTATGTGGAGGGACGGAAGGTGTTCCTGTCCACGAGCACCTTCGACCGCTATCGCGGCGACCTGGCCGAAGTGGTGCATAAGCTGGCCGAGATGGAGGGGTTCGATGCGGTCTTGGCGGCCGTGGCGATGGAGGAGAAGGTCGAGATCATCGGACGGAGCCGGAGGCCGGAGATCGACGTCGGACGGATCCTGGAAGAATTCGGCGGCGGCGGGCATGCCGAGGCGGCGGCGGCGAGTGTGAAAGGGCGGACGCTCGTCGAGATTCGGGAGCGGCTGACGCAGTTGCTGGCCGAACGGTTCCGTCCGACCTTGCTCGCGCAGGACGTGATGACCAAGCCGGTGAAAGCCGCCGGCGAAGAGGCGACTGTGCTGGACGTCGAAGGGCTGATGACCAAATACGGCGTCAATGTCTTGCCGGTGCTGGATGCGCGGGAGCGATTCCGGGGACTGATGACGCGGGAGATCGTCCAGAAGGCGTTGTTCCACGGGTTGGCCAAGTCGCCGGTCCGCGAGTTCGTCCAGACGGAGCAGTATCGGGCCGCCCCGGAAACGCCGTTTCATGAGATCGAACAGCAGATGATCGAGCGCAACCAGCGGTTCGTGCCGGTGGTGAGGGGGCCTGCCGCATCCGCCAAAGTCGTGGGCGTGATCACCAGGACCGACCTGCTTAGGGCCTTGCACGACGATGTCCTCGCGGCGGCCAGGGCAAGGGCCAAGGGACAGGAAGAGCCGGGCCCGTCTCAGTACACCCGCCGTCGGAACGTCCGGTCCTTGCTGCGGGAGCGACTCAACAGGCGGCTCTATACGCTGTTGGAAGAGGCCGGGCGGCTGGCCGACCGGTTGGGTCTGTCGGTCTATACGGTCGGTGGTTTTGTCCGGGACCTGTTGCTGGGCATCGAGAATCTGGATCTGGACCTGGTGATCGAAGGGGATGGGATCGCCTTCGCCCGTGCGCTGGCGAAGCAGGAGGGAGCTCGCGTCAAGGTGCACGACCGGTTCGGCACCGCGCTCGTCATGCTGCCGAACGGCATGAAAGTGGACGTGGCCACGGCCAGGACGGAGTACTACGAGTATCCGACCGCGCTCCCGACCGTGGAGCAGGGTTCGATCAAGAAGGACCTCTATCGGCGGGATTTCACGATCAATACCCTGGCCATCAGGCTGAACCAGCGCTTGTTCGGGGAGCTGGTGGATTTCTACGGGGGGCAGCGGGACCTGCACGAACGCGCAATCCGCGTTCTCCATAGCCTGAGTTTCGTGGAGGACCCGACCCGCGTATTCCGGGCCATCCGCTTCGAACATCGGTTCGGGTTCCGCCTGGGGAAGGAAACCCTGGCACTGATCAAGGGCGCCGTGAAGATGGACCTGTTCCATCGGCTGTCGGGGCACCGGCTGCTGGAGGAATTGCGGCTGCTGCTGTCCGAACTGAAGCCGCAACCGGGGTTGCGGCGTCTGGCCGACCTGGACTTGCTCCGCTTCATTCACCCGCGTCTGACGTGGTCGTCCCGGCTGGCTTCGCTGGTGCAGGCGGTGGAGGATGCGCTGGACTGGTACAAGATCGCCGCGCTGGATTGGCCGGAGGGCCCGGCGGCCAAGCCCTGGGTGGTCTATCTCATGGCCTTGCTGGAGCCGCTCCCCGCGCGGGCGGTGGAGGACACCCTGGCGCGCCTTGCGGTGCCGGCGTCGGTCGCGCAGACCGTGAGGGCCGGATGCTTCACCGCCAATGGCATCCTCCGACGGCTGGCCGCACGGCCCGCACCCGGCCCGGCGCAGGCCTACCATCTGCTTGTCGGCCTGTCCGATGAAACGCTGCTGCTGGTGCTGGCGAAGGCCAAGACGGAATCCGTGAAACGACTCGTGGTCGCCTTTCTTGCCGTCGACCGGCGGACCAAGCCGGCCTTGACCGGGGCGGACCTGAAGGCGCTGGGCCTGAAGCCCGGCCCCCGGTACAGGCAGATCCTGCAACGGCTTCTGGATGCCAGGCTGAACGGAGAGGTGCGCACCGACGAGGAGGAGCGGGCCTTGGCGGCCCGGCTCATCTCGGCCTAG
- a CDS encoding DUF3047 domain-containing protein — MFVPLGLLAEPVSVLEVGKFSAEAEGKGPPADWKPLTFKKIERHTSYSLVKDGGSVVVKAVSEASSSGLTREIRINLKDYPVIQWRWKVANIYKNGDVSKKEGDDYPARIYITFEYDASKIGLLEKAKYETVRLFYGEYPPLGAINYIWESKAPRGTIVPNPYTDRVKMVVTESGVERLNTWVTEERNLLEDYKRVFGEEPPMVSGVAIMTDSDNTKENAVAYYGDILFRKSP, encoded by the coding sequence CTGTTTGTCCCGCTTGGCCTGTTGGCCGAACCGGTTTCGGTGCTGGAGGTCGGGAAGTTCTCGGCTGAAGCGGAGGGCAAGGGCCCGCCGGCCGACTGGAAGCCCCTGACCTTCAAGAAGATCGAACGGCATACCAGCTACAGCCTGGTGAAGGACGGCGGGTCCGTCGTCGTCAAGGCGGTGAGCGAGGCTTCCTCCTCCGGGCTGACGAGGGAGATCAGGATCAACCTCAAGGACTATCCGGTCATCCAGTGGCGCTGGAAAGTGGCCAATATCTACAAGAACGGCGACGTGTCGAAGAAGGAAGGGGATGATTACCCGGCCCGCATCTACATCACTTTCGAATATGACGCGAGCAAGATCGGGCTTCTGGAGAAGGCCAAGTACGAAACGGTTCGGCTGTTCTACGGCGAGTATCCCCCCCTCGGGGCAATCAATTATATCTGGGAAAGTAAAGCTCCAAGGGGCACGATCGTGCCCAATCCCTACACGGACCGGGTCAAGATGGTCGTGACGGAGAGTGGGGTGGAACGGCTCAACACCTGGGTCACCGAAGAGCGGAACCTGCTGGAGGACTACAAGCGTGTGTTCGGCGAAGAACCGCCCATGGTCTCCGGCGTGGCCATTATGACCGACAGCGACAATACAAAAGAAAATGCCGTCGCCTACTACGGAGACATCCTGTTCAGAAAGTCTCCCTGA
- a CDS encoding mercuric reductase produces the protein MLPDDEHNRALVKNVHPPDWVNPEPADRYNLVVIGAGTAGLVTAVIAAAVGAKVALIEKHLMGGDCLNVGCVPSKGVIRAARAWADVKRADEFGVHIPAGVKYDFAAAMARMRQLRARISHNDSAHRYKSLGVDVYVGNARFAGPDTMTVEGPAGNRALRFVKAAICTGARASAPSVPGLQEAGYLTNETVFTLTDLPARLAVIGAGPIGCELAQAFARFGSRVHLVEAQHGILPNEDRDAAEIVQASLVRDGVKLLCCGKDLTVAKTEGGKRLTVDSHGQRYDVIVDEILVGVGRTPNVEGLGLDTVGVQFDKGGVIVNDRLQTSNPRIFAAGDVCSRYKFTHAADAMAQIVIQNALFPHPFGLGYASAESLVMPWATFTEPEVAHVGLYEKDAKANGLEVETFTFKLDEVDRAILDGEEEGFARVHVRKGTDQILGATIVAARAGDLITEFSVVMKAGKGLGTICRTIHPYPTQGEVVKKVANAWRKTTFTQGKKAFLAKLFAWMRR, from the coding sequence GTGCTTCCGGACGACGAGCACAACCGGGCCCTGGTCAAGAACGTCCATCCGCCCGATTGGGTGAACCCAGAGCCGGCCGATCGGTACAACCTTGTTGTGATCGGCGCCGGCACGGCCGGTCTGGTGACGGCGGTGATTGCGGCGGCGGTCGGCGCCAAGGTGGCCTTGATCGAGAAGCACCTCATGGGCGGGGATTGCCTCAACGTCGGCTGCGTACCCTCCAAGGGGGTGATCCGGGCCGCGCGGGCCTGGGCCGATGTCAAGCGTGCGGACGAATTCGGCGTGCACATTCCGGCCGGCGTGAAGTACGACTTTGCCGCGGCCATGGCCCGCATGCGCCAACTGCGGGCCCGCATCAGCCACAATGACTCGGCGCACCGCTACAAGTCTCTGGGCGTGGATGTTTATGTCGGTAATGCCCGTTTTGCCGGACCGGATACGATGACGGTCGAAGGGCCTGCCGGCAACCGGGCCCTGCGCTTCGTCAAGGCGGCGATCTGCACCGGGGCCCGCGCCTCCGCCCCGTCCGTGCCCGGCTTGCAGGAGGCCGGGTATCTCACGAACGAAACGGTCTTTACGCTGACCGATCTCCCGGCACGCCTGGCGGTCATCGGGGCCGGTCCGATCGGCTGCGAACTGGCGCAAGCCTTTGCCCGGTTCGGCAGCCGAGTGCATCTCGTCGAGGCGCAGCACGGCATCCTGCCGAACGAAGACCGGGACGCGGCGGAGATCGTCCAGGCGTCTTTGGTGCGCGACGGGGTCAAGCTGCTCTGCTGCGGGAAAGACCTGACCGTCGCCAAGACCGAGGGCGGGAAGCGGTTGACGGTGGACTCGCACGGGCAACGCTATGACGTGATCGTGGACGAAATTCTGGTCGGGGTCGGCCGGACGCCGAATGTGGAGGGGCTTGGTTTGGACACCGTCGGCGTGCAGTTCGACAAGGGCGGCGTGATCGTGAACGACCGGTTGCAGACGAGCAACCCGCGCATTTTCGCCGCCGGCGACGTCTGCTCCCGGTACAAGTTTACGCATGCCGCCGACGCGATGGCGCAGATCGTGATTCAGAACGCCCTGTTCCCTCATCCCTTCGGGCTGGGCTATGCCAGCGCCGAGTCGTTGGTCATGCCCTGGGCGACGTTCACGGAGCCGGAAGTCGCCCACGTGGGCCTGTATGAAAAGGACGCCAAGGCCAATGGGCTGGAGGTGGAGACGTTTACGTTCAAGCTGGACGAGGTGGACCGGGCCATCCTGGACGGAGAGGAGGAAGGCTTCGCGCGGGTCCACGTCCGGAAAGGGACCGACCAGATCCTCGGCGCGACCATCGTCGCAGCGCGTGCGGGCGATCTAATCACCGAGTTCTCGGTCGTGATGAAGGCCGGCAAGGGCTTGGGCACGATCTGCCGCACGATCCATCCCTATCCGACCCAGGGCGAGGTGGTCAAGAAGGTGGCGAACGCCTGGCGCAAGACCACGTTTACGCAGGGCAAGAAGGCATTTCTGGCCAAGCTCTTCGCCTGGATGCGTCGGTAG
- a CDS encoding TVP38/TMEM64 family protein, with translation MQPSVDRIAEAGSFSKGKLVIALLLAAAIGGFFYFDLGRYLSLESLKANRDRLLLFTEEHYLASVAIFIGSYCLLVSASLPGAVFFTLAGGLLFGSVVGTVYVNLGATSGATIAFLASRYLLRDWVEAKFGGWVGPFQEGFGKNAFSYLITIRLIPIAPFFIVNALSGLTKVRLSTYVTATAVGIIPGSFVYAYAGRQLGTINTLREIASPNVLMAFTLLGLLALVPTLYQKFATKKSG, from the coding sequence ATGCAACCATCCGTCGACAGGATCGCCGAGGCCGGCTCGTTCAGCAAGGGGAAACTGGTGATCGCCCTGCTGCTTGCCGCGGCCATCGGCGGGTTCTTCTATTTCGACCTGGGCCGGTACCTTTCCCTCGAGTCGCTCAAAGCCAATCGCGATCGCCTGTTGCTGTTTACGGAAGAGCATTACCTCGCATCCGTCGCCATCTTCATCGGCTCCTACTGCCTGCTGGTCTCCGCCTCCCTTCCGGGGGCGGTGTTTTTCACCTTGGCCGGAGGCCTCCTCTTCGGCAGCGTGGTGGGGACGGTGTACGTCAACTTGGGGGCCACGAGCGGCGCAACCATCGCGTTCCTGGCCTCCCGCTATCTGCTGCGGGACTGGGTGGAGGCCAAGTTCGGCGGGTGGGTGGGGCCTTTCCAGGAAGGATTTGGGAAGAATGCCTTCAGTTATTTGATCACGATCCGGCTTATTCCGATCGCCCCGTTTTTTATCGTGAATGCCTTGTCCGGCCTGACCAAAGTCAGACTGAGCACCTATGTCACGGCGACGGCCGTCGGCATCATCCCCGGCAGTTTTGTCTATGCCTATGCGGGCCGGCAGCTGGGGACGATCAATACATTGCGGGAGATCGCCTCGCCCAACGTATTGATGGCCTTTACGCTCCTGGGCTTGCTGGCCTTGGTGCCGACGCTCTATCAGAAATTTGCGACCAAGAAGTCAGGGTGA
- a CDS encoding sigma-70 family RNA polymerase sigma factor: MTGAERVLSDPETWPDRHGDYLFRCALLRVRDKTLAEEIVQETFLAALKARGRFAGQSSERSWLIGIMKHKIVDQFRKTVRETPTEDLDRAGFDQDQAGDFDEQGHWKLDGRAPRAWPDSPSLELERKQFWDVLTHCLGELPPKMARVFSLREVDELSADEVCEALKISQANLWVLLHRARRHLRRCLELHHFTDAPA, encoded by the coding sequence GTGACGGGGGCCGAGCGGGTTCTCTCCGATCCGGAAACCTGGCCGGACCGGCACGGCGATTACCTCTTTCGCTGCGCCCTCCTCCGGGTCCGCGACAAGACATTGGCGGAAGAGATCGTCCAGGAAACCTTCCTGGCGGCGCTCAAGGCCCGCGGGCGCTTTGCCGGCCAGTCCTCCGAGCGGAGTTGGCTGATCGGGATCATGAAACATAAGATTGTGGACCAGTTCCGGAAGACGGTCCGGGAGACTCCGACCGAGGACCTCGATCGGGCGGGGTTCGATCAGGATCAGGCGGGCGACTTCGACGAGCAGGGCCATTGGAAGTTGGATGGGAGGGCTCCCAGGGCTTGGCCGGACAGTCCCAGCCTGGAACTGGAGCGGAAGCAATTCTGGGATGTGCTCACGCATTGCCTCGGCGAACTACCGCCGAAGATGGCCCGGGTCTTTTCGTTGCGGGAAGTGGACGAGTTGAGCGCAGACGAGGTCTGTGAAGCGCTGAAGATCAGTCAGGCCAATCTCTGGGTGCTGCTGCACCGGGCTCGCCGGCATCTGCGACGGTGTCTGGAGCTGCACCATTTCACCGACGCTCCGGCGTGA
- a CDS encoding glycogen debranching protein, translated as MPSFLPLLLIRPALSVRFRAYSRPDGNPRLLAASRPLCGTIPAAVWATCIEPDDHRPVNIPASDCQNLDRALSLEWLEPNGRGGFASGTVAGANTRRYHALLLIARRPPVDRVVLVNHVEETVEVGGQVYALSCNLYPGAVHPEGYKTCAGFSADPWPTWTYEVGGVRLTREIFCPQGRDLVVVRWALLGRGTTPVQLCVNPMLTGRDHHGLHRENGAVRPDALVKKGAVTWQPYHDLPAVKALHNGSYRHAPDWYRRVQYPVERERGLDFEEDWWRPGDLTFTLTGQQPAQIVFSTEAVPAADAEDAIRVERRRRLSSRRLEDATKPIPTEDPLVHALWQASEAYIVERGRQKTVIAGYPWFTDWGRDTFICLPGLCLVTGWYAEARQIIAAFAAHISEGMIPNRFPDAGEVPEYNTIDASLWFVRAVGRYLAYTGDVTAVKRVGWPAVRAVLDGYRYGTRYGIRVDADGLVTGGAPGVQLTWMDAKVGDWVVTPRRGKAVEIQALWVHALSIGETLAVRFGDKAYAKRCAEDRARAIESFRIRFWYGDGGYLYDVVDGEQGDDPSLRPNQLYAVALDDRLLKEEQAWSVVQAVEVELLTPAGLRTLSPNDPRYQPRYGGGVVERDGAYHQGTVWAYLMGAFVTAWIKTHDGSPGARKKARDFFDGIERHLGEAGLGQVSEIFDGDPPHRPRGCFAQAWSVAEPLRALLEDVYGLAPDGRTAAAPMPAPNLSRSQTRRGRS; from the coding sequence ATGCCGTCTTTCTTGCCCTTGCTCCTCATCCGCCCGGCTCTGTCTGTAAGGTTTCGGGCTTATTCTCGACCGGACGGTAACCCACGGTTGTTGGCGGCATCCCGCCCTCTTTGTGGTACGATACCGGCCGCCGTCTGGGCCACGTGCATTGAACCGGATGACCACCGACCAGTGAACATACCCGCCTCGGACTGTCAAAACCTGGATCGTGCGCTGAGCCTGGAGTGGCTTGAACCGAACGGCCGCGGCGGGTTTGCCTCCGGCACGGTGGCTGGGGCCAACACCCGCCGGTATCATGCCTTGTTGCTGATTGCCAGACGTCCTCCGGTTGACCGGGTGGTTCTGGTGAACCACGTGGAGGAGACCGTGGAGGTCGGCGGGCAGGTCTATGCTCTGTCCTGCAATCTGTATCCCGGCGCGGTCCATCCGGAAGGCTACAAGACGTGTGCCGGCTTCTCGGCCGATCCCTGGCCGACCTGGACCTACGAAGTCGGCGGGGTTCGACTGACCAGGGAAATCTTCTGTCCGCAGGGGCGGGATCTGGTGGTCGTCCGCTGGGCCTTGCTTGGTCGGGGAACGACACCGGTCCAACTCTGCGTCAACCCCATGCTCACCGGCCGGGACCACCATGGCCTGCACCGGGAGAACGGAGCCGTGCGACCGGATGCCCTGGTGAAAAAGGGCGCGGTGACGTGGCAGCCGTACCACGATCTCCCGGCCGTCAAAGCCCTGCACAACGGCAGCTATCGCCATGCGCCCGATTGGTATCGCCGGGTACAGTATCCGGTCGAGCGGGAACGGGGCTTGGATTTCGAGGAAGACTGGTGGAGGCCGGGTGACCTGACGTTTACGCTGACGGGGCAGCAGCCGGCCCAGATCGTATTCTCGACGGAAGCGGTGCCGGCAGCCGATGCGGAGGATGCGATTCGCGTGGAGCGGCGTCGCCGGTTGTCGTCGCGCCGACTCGAAGACGCGACGAAGCCAATTCCCACCGAGGACCCTCTTGTCCATGCCCTGTGGCAGGCCTCCGAGGCCTATATCGTCGAACGGGGCCGTCAGAAGACGGTGATCGCCGGATACCCCTGGTTCACCGATTGGGGGCGGGATACGTTCATCTGCTTGCCGGGCCTCTGCCTGGTCACCGGCTGGTATGCCGAAGCCAGGCAAATCATCGCCGCCTTCGCCGCACACATTTCGGAGGGGATGATCCCGAACCGGTTTCCCGATGCGGGGGAGGTGCCGGAGTACAACACGATTGACGCGTCGCTCTGGTTTGTCCGGGCTGTGGGGCGGTACCTGGCCTATACGGGAGACGTGACCGCGGTCAAACGAGTCGGCTGGCCCGCCGTGAGGGCCGTGCTGGACGGGTATCGCTATGGGACCCGATATGGCATCCGCGTGGATGCGGACGGTCTGGTGACCGGCGGCGCCCCCGGCGTGCAACTCACCTGGATGGACGCCAAAGTGGGGGACTGGGTGGTGACGCCGCGCCGGGGCAAGGCGGTGGAGATCCAGGCCCTCTGGGTCCATGCCCTGTCCATCGGCGAGACATTGGCCGTCCGGTTCGGCGACAAGGCCTATGCCAAGCGTTGCGCAGAGGATCGGGCGCGCGCCATCGAGTCTTTCCGCATCAGGTTCTGGTACGGGGACGGCGGGTATCTCTATGACGTGGTGGACGGGGAGCAGGGAGACGACCCGAGCCTCCGGCCGAATCAGCTCTACGCCGTGGCGCTGGACGACCGGCTCCTGAAGGAAGAGCAGGCCTGGAGCGTCGTCCAGGCCGTGGAGGTCGAGTTGCTGACGCCGGCCGGGTTGCGGACCCTGTCGCCGAACGACCCCCGGTATCAGCCTCGCTACGGAGGCGGCGTAGTCGAGCGGGACGGGGCCTATCACCAGGGTACGGTCTGGGCCTACCTCATGGGCGCTTTCGTCACGGCCTGGATCAAGACCCACGACGGGAGCCCTGGCGCCAGAAAAAAAGCGCGCGATTTTTTTGACGGGATCGAACGGCACCTGGGAGAGGCCGGCTTGGGCCAGGTCTCGGAAATTTTCGACGGCGATCCGCCGCACCGGCCCCGCGGCTGTTTTGCGCAGGCTTGGTCGGTGGCCGAGCCGTTGCGGGCGTTGCTGGAGGACGTGTACGGCCTGGCGCCGGACGGGCGAACCGCCGCCGCGCCGATGCCGGCACCGAACTTGTCCAGGTCGCAGACCAGGAGGGGGCGCTCGTGA
- a CDS encoding CoA-binding protein codes for MSSSETIRRIFDECRTIAVVGLSSNPPRPSYDVASFMQQQGYRIIPVNPLEVPVLGETAYAVLTAVPVQVDLVSIFRKSEEAGKVVDEAITIGAKSVWLQEGVIDDAAAQRAQQAGLLVVMDRCWKKEYKRRAGGH; via the coding sequence ATATCCAGTTCTGAGACGATCCGGCGCATCTTCGACGAATGCCGCACGATCGCCGTCGTCGGCCTCTCGTCCAACCCGCCGCGCCCTTCCTACGACGTGGCCTCTTTCATGCAACAGCAGGGTTACCGCATCATTCCAGTCAACCCGCTGGAAGTACCGGTCCTCGGTGAGACGGCTTATGCCGTGCTGACCGCCGTGCCCGTGCAAGTGGATTTGGTGTCCATCTTCCGCAAGTCGGAAGAGGCAGGCAAGGTCGTGGACGAAGCGATCACGATCGGGGCCAAGTCTGTGTGGCTGCAGGAAGGCGTGATCGACGACGCTGCGGCCCAGCGCGCGCAGCAGGCGGGACTATTGGTCGTTATGGATCGGTGCTGGAAGAAGGAATACAAACGTCGGGCGGGCGGACACTAG
- a CDS encoding aldo/keto reductase: MAFSRRVNRRELLKALGLAGAAAALTGPLDWARAIGEAGAPPASGAILRRPFGKTGIEVSALCLGGAHLSRLENDAEAASVVHEAIDAGIDFMDNAWEYAGGRAEEWMGKALVGKRNKVFLMTKVCSHGRDKRVAMQQLEESLRRLRTDYLDLWQIHEVVYEDDPDRHFAVGGAAEALLEAKKQGKVRFIGFTGHKDPSIHLKMLAHDFPFDACQLPLNVFDGTYRSFEREVLPVLAKRGIAPLAMKTLSGNGEPIKRGIITPEEALRYVLSLPVCTVVTGVDSRDVLRQNVGIARRFTPMSAQEMADLRTRVAAYAADGRFELFKSSRAYDGRIGREQHHIQF; encoded by the coding sequence ATGGCCTTCTCTCGTCGGGTCAATCGAAGAGAACTCCTTAAAGCCCTGGGACTGGCCGGAGCCGCGGCGGCGCTGACCGGCCCACTGGACTGGGCCAGGGCTATTGGTGAGGCCGGCGCGCCGCCTGCGTCCGGTGCGATCCTGCGTCGGCCGTTCGGCAAGACCGGCATCGAGGTCTCGGCCCTCTGCCTCGGCGGGGCGCATCTGTCGCGGCTGGAGAACGACGCGGAAGCAGCCTCGGTGGTTCATGAGGCGATCGATGCGGGGATCGATTTCATGGACAACGCCTGGGAATATGCGGGAGGGCGGGCCGAGGAATGGATGGGCAAGGCCCTCGTCGGGAAGCGCAATAAAGTATTTCTCATGACCAAGGTCTGTTCCCACGGACGGGATAAGCGCGTGGCTATGCAGCAACTCGAAGAATCTTTGCGGCGGCTGAGGACCGACTATCTGGACCTCTGGCAGATTCACGAAGTCGTCTATGAGGACGACCCGGACCGGCATTTTGCGGTCGGCGGGGCAGCCGAGGCTCTACTGGAAGCGAAGAAGCAGGGCAAGGTCCGGTTCATCGGCTTTACCGGCCACAAGGACCCAAGCATCCACTTGAAGATGCTGGCGCACGACTTTCCGTTCGACGCCTGTCAGTTGCCGTTGAACGTCTTCGACGGGACCTATCGGAGCTTCGAGCGGGAGGTGTTGCCGGTGCTGGCCAAGCGGGGCATCGCGCCCCTGGCCATGAAGACCTTGAGCGGCAACGGGGAGCCGATCAAGCGCGGCATCATTACGCCGGAGGAGGCTCTGCGCTACGTCTTGAGCCTGCCAGTCTGCACGGTCGTCACCGGCGTGGATTCACGCGACGTGCTGCGGCAGAATGTCGGAATCGCCAGGCGGTTCACGCCGATGTCGGCACAAGAGATGGCCGACCTCCGGACCCGCGTCGCCGCCTACGCAGCCGATGGGCGCTTTGAACTGTTTAAATCCTCGCGGGCCTATGACGGACGTATCGGGCGCGAACAACATCATATCCAGTTCTGA
- the msrA gene encoding peptide-methionine (S)-S-oxide reductase, with protein sequence MGINLVLASVLLAALGATATGAEQGTGASQPAKATFAGGCFWCVEEAFQDIDGVVSATSGYTGGQKGNPTYEEVSAGGTGHAESVEILYDPAKVSYGKLLEVFWRNIDPTTPDRQFCDIGSQYRSAIFYHNEEQKRLAEESKKKVEATKPFKEPVVTQIVPVSTFYAAEEYHQDFYKKNPIRYKFYKHNCGRAQRLAQLWGASKG encoded by the coding sequence ATGGGCATCAATCTGGTGCTTGCCTCTGTCTTGCTGGCAGCGCTGGGTGCGACTGCGACGGGGGCTGAGCAAGGCACAGGGGCCAGCCAACCGGCTAAGGCCACCTTCGCCGGCGGCTGCTTCTGGTGCGTGGAGGAAGCGTTTCAGGATATTGACGGAGTCGTCTCCGCCACCTCCGGCTATACGGGCGGCCAGAAGGGCAATCCGACCTACGAAGAGGTCTCGGCCGGGGGCACGGGCCATGCCGAGTCGGTGGAAATCCTCTACGACCCGGCGAAGGTGAGCTACGGCAAGCTGTTGGAGGTCTTCTGGCGCAACATCGATCCGACAACCCCGGACCGGCAGTTCTGCGACATCGGGAGCCAGTACCGTTCGGCCATTTTTTATCACAACGAAGAGCAGAAGCGACTGGCGGAAGAATCTAAAAAGAAGGTGGAGGCGACCAAGCCCTTCAAGGAGCCGGTCGTGACCCAGATCGTGCCGGTCTCGACCTTCTATGCGGCCGAGGAATACCACCAGGACTTCTATAAAAAGAATCCCATCCGGTACAAATTTTACAAGCACAACTGCGGCCGGGCTCAGCGGCTGGCGCAGCTGTGGGGCGCTAGCAAAGGCTAG